The Syntrophorhabdaceae bacterium sequence GTCTTTGCCGAAATAGTACTTGAGGGACATCGTCATACCGGCATCAAGTCCGCTCTGGGGATCATTGACGTATGCAGCGAAGGGCTCCATGAGAAGATAAAGGTTTTTGACCAGTGCCTTTTCCCGGGCATACGTGATCTGATAAAAATAGTAATACCTGCCGTCTCCGCGCAGTTTGCCGAACTTCGGGTCCAGATTGAATATCCCGAACCCATAGCCTGCTGTAATGGCATTATCATCTCCGGCACAATACAAAGGGCAAACCACGCATATAGCCACTACGACTATAGTGAAAACCCCTTTTCTCATATACACCCCCGGTGCATTATAGAGAATTAACTTGATAATACCCCTTTAACATATTCATAAAATATTGTAAAATCTTTTAAGCATGAAAAATATTATTATTTTTATCGTTTTTGCACTCTCTTTTCTCCTTCCAGCCCCCGCCTTTAGCAAAGACTACGTGGTCAGAAAGGTCATCGACGGTGATACCATACAACTGGACACAGGTGAAACTGTGAGATATCTGGGCATCGAGGCCCCGAGATTGAAGACAAAAGAAGGTGGTGCGGAGTTTTACGCAAAAGAAGCATTGAAGTACAACAAAAGGCTTGTCTTCATGAAAAAGGTCCGTCTTGAATTCGACCACGACAAAAAAGACCCGCAGGGGCGATTACTCGCCTATGTCTTTATCAAGAACCTGTTCGTCAACGCAGAACTTGTAAAGCTCGGCTACGCAAGGGCGTCGGTCAAGGCGCCAAACGTAAAATACCAGAGGATACTTACAAACCTTGAAAAAAAGGCCGTAGAGGGGGAAAAAGGTCTCTGGCAGGAAAAGAAAAAGGATACGGAATCCTATTATGTCGGAAACAAACGCACCTATACCCTCCACAGACCATCCTGTAAGTATGTGAGCAAGATCCCGGCAAAAGATAAAATAATCTTCAGAAATCGTGCAGACGCATTAAAAATCGGGTATACTCCTGATAAATACTGTAAACCATGATAGAAGAATACATAAAATACTGGGGATTGGAACAACATCCGTTCATCCTTGCGCCTGACGGCAAGATGATGTGTGTGACGGGCCAGTACTTTGAATGTCTCGAAAGACTGAAATACGCCATCAACACAAACAAGGGCGGCGTTCTTATCGTATCCGAGGAGGCCGGGCTCGGTAAGACTACGACGATCTTCCGTCTCATCGATGATATGAGGGAACAGTACGGTGATTCCTTCAAGTTTGCCTATATCGATCATCCAACCCTGACCCCTTCTCAGATAATTGCCTATATAACCGGATCTATCAAGAACTTTAAATCAAACGAAAAAAACCCGAGCAACCTCACAATTGATTTCCTGGACAACCGGATGCATATCGTTTCTGACCTGCAACAGGATGGAGATAAACTGAAAAACCTTTTGGTTTTAAGAGATGCCCTGACGGAGATCAAAGAACAGG is a genomic window containing:
- a CDS encoding acyloxyacyl hydrolase, with translation MRKGVFTIVVVAICVVCPLYCAGDDNAITAGYGFGIFNLDPKFGKLRGDGRYYYFYQITYAREKALVKNLYLLMEPFAAYVNDPQSGLDAGMTMSLKYYFGKDNKNSFFATLGTGAAYTTIAFEEQGTHLLLILQGGIGYRWNNYFIENRFRHYSNGNTERPNRSINANIVNIGVHF
- a CDS encoding thermonuclease family protein, which codes for MKNIIIFIVFALSFLLPAPAFSKDYVVRKVIDGDTIQLDTGETVRYLGIEAPRLKTKEGGAEFYAKEALKYNKRLVFMKKVRLEFDHDKKDPQGRLLAYVFIKNLFVNAELVKLGYARASVKAPNVKYQRILTNLEKKAVEGEKGLWQEKKKDTESYYVGNKRTYTLHRPSCKYVSKIPAKDKIIFRNRADALKIGYTPDKYCKP